The Porites lutea chromosome 11, jaPorLute2.1, whole genome shotgun sequence genome includes a region encoding these proteins:
- the LOC140952862 gene encoding uncharacterized protein, giving the protein MASNSSSQSSQGNGGFVTSIDTCQSCRKELTKYHKHWSCENDHNTCNDCYMDLLFEAPGDGGNQKEIRCTCEATLLRIKPKVSGHGEHVFIYVDDSNMWIEAKKLAAKEGNFKCVEDPRLRMDMGKVAEFVAKGREIACHNLYGSEPPPVDTVWEKIKQCGWKVKLSKRSFYTNKEKQVDHKIVKDITALVSDRSVAKGTIILVSGDADLIPAIEEGLSKKWSFEIWMWASGISNALKRLEEEHPESLKIGLLDLHLQDVSFTHIELLSKKQLSSAQNSRTAVIKNFEENEGWQKDLTEKLRWPFQFCRKGQDIALVFLPVKSKDEKTEFADHFDKIFELLKTEYPGRVVNFAAYRQKESCERDRISLANPYEALKDVGEQPSLGTDDYDFSDEGENEAQGHLGEGKPKDNDSISENEFQVVQRRKPKKKSQKFSDLCPDRSQCKRGSNCTYWHPKSERKYFKNHNKHIECKYKNNCRYGAAKCKFAHSDSDSFCPQCHNWGHLQNTCTAQTPVQSSSITK; this is encoded by the coding sequence GTTTCGTAACAAGCATCGATACTTGTCAAAGTTGCCGTAAAGAACTCACAAAGTACCACAAGCACTGGAGCTGTGAAAACGACCACAACACCTGCAATGACTGTTACATGGACTTGCTCTTTGAGGCACCTGGAGACGGTGGAAACCAAAAAGAAATACGGTGTACATGTGAGGCCACACTTCTGCGGATCAAACCAAAGGTATCTGGCCATGGAGAGCACGTCTTTATTTACGTTGATGATTCCAATATGTGGATAGAAGCGAAGAAACTTGCGGCTAAGGAAGGAAACTTCAAATGCGTAGAAGACCCGAGGTTGCGCATGGACATGggaaaagtggctgaatttgtCGCCAAGGGCAGGGAAATTGCCTGCCATAACCTGTATGGATCAGAACCACCACCAGTAGACACTGTGTGGGAGAAAATAAAGCAATGTGGGTGGAAGGTTAAATTATCAAAGAGAAGCTTTTAtaccaacaaagaaaaacaagttgaCCACAAAATAGTCAAGGATATAACCGCATTGGTTTCCGATAGGAGCGTCGCCAAAGGAACAATAATCCTCGTCAGTGGAGATGCTGACCTCATACCAGCAATAGAAGAAGGCCTGAGTAAGAAATGGTCCTTTGAGATATGGATGTGGGCGAGTGGTATATCAAACGCTCTTAAAAGACTTGAGGAGGAGCATCCAGAATCATTAAAAATCGGTTTGTTGGACCTTCACCTGCAAGATGTCTCATTTACTCATATAGAGTTATTAAGTAAAAAGCAATTATCGTCAGCACAAAACTCCCGAACTGCGGTTATAAAGAACTTTGAAGAAAATGAGGGGTGGCAGAAAGACCTCACTGAAAAGTTACGCTGGCCTTTTCAATTCTGCCGGAAAGGACAGGACATTGCTCTTGTTTTCTTACCTGTAAAGTCTAAAGACGAAAAGACTGAATTTGCGGATCATTTTGACAAAATATTTGAACTGCTAAAGACGGAATATCCAGGTAGGGTAGTGAATTTTGCAGCCTATCGGCAAAAAGAATCATGTGAAAGGGATAGAATCTCCCTCGCCAACCCGTATGAAGCACTAAAAGATGTAGGTGAACAACCAAGTCTGGGCACTGATGATTATGATTTTTCAGATGAAGGTGAAAATGAAGCACAAGGCCATCTAGGCGAAGGGAAGCCGAAAGACAACGACAGTATAagtgaaaatgagtttcaaGTTGTCCAAAGACggaagccaaaaaaaaagagcCAAAAGTTTTCGGACCTATGCCCAGACAGGTCCCAATGTAAGAGAGGAAGTAATTGCACATACTGGCATCCAAAGTCGGAAAGAAAGTACTTTAAGAACCATAACAAACACATAGAATGTAAGTACAAGAATAACTGCCGGTATGGCGCTGCTAAATGCAAATTTGCCCACTCTGATAGTGACAGTTTCTGTCCCCAATGCCATAACTGGGGACACTTACAGAATACGTGTACAGCACAGACCCCCGTACAGTCATCTTCAATTACAAAATGA
- the LOC140952863 gene encoding acyl-coenzyme A thioesterase MBLAC2-like → MAEQPFAIEKVHDGVYLLRERFYDSPNQANIWLVQGSSKDLVIDTGLGIWNLPGFLEQQGLIGSKPVQAVATHIHFDHSGGLHQFEKFSIHSLEAEAIRQGDNFVTSTLFFSASEIAVPPYQGWKISDYRVKAAEPYTVVEEGHVFDLGDRSLRVVHLPGHTPGSIGLIDERARILFTGDVMYESDALIDWLPQSNINAYVQSCRRLQDLSSHVDCVFPGHSVMFDGRRLHFLASEYISRAGACHKVFTTLLKGVSYMVLKAKHSANIPAKCCYHACCCCCCVD, encoded by the coding sequence ATGGCCGAACAACCGTTTGCCATTGAAAAGGTTCACGACGGTGTGTACTTGTTACGTGAGAGATTTTATGATTCTCCAAACCAAGCTAACATCTGGCTTGTTCAAGGATCATCCAAAGATTTGGTTATCGATACTGGTTTGGGGATATGGAACTTGCCGGGCTTTCTCGAGCAACAAGGTCTGATCGGCTCGAAACCTGTACAAGCGGTCGCGACTCATATTCATTTCGATCACTCCGGAGGTTTGCATCAGTTTGAAAAGTTCTCCATCCACAGCCTAGAAGCGGAAGCAATTCGCCAAGGCGATAACTTCGTTACCTCGACGCTTTTCTTTAGCGCGTCCGAAATTGCTGTACCCCCATACCAGGGGTGGAAAATATCGGACTATAGGGTCAAGGCGGCGGAACCGTACACCGTCGTAGAGGAAGGTCATGTCTTTGATCTTGGCGACCGGAGCTTGCGGGTTGTTCATCTGCCCGGTCATACCCCAGGGAGTATTGGTTTAATCGATGAACGCGCCAGGATTCTGTTCACCGGAGACGTGATGTACGAGAGTGACGCTTTGATTGACTGGTTGCCACAAAGCAATATAAATGCCTACGTTCAATCCTGCAGAAGACTACAAGATCTTTCCAGTCATGTTGACTGTGTATTTCCCGGACACTCGGTTATGTTCGACGGTAGAAGGCTTCATTTCCTAGCATCTGAGTACATCTCTAGAGCTGGGGCGTGTCATAAGGTTTTCACCACTCTATTGAAGGGTGTATCGTATATGGTTCTTAAAGCAAAACACTCGGCTAACATTCCTGCTAAGTGCTGTTACCATGCctgttgctgctgctgttgcGTTGATTAA